A stretch of Oryza brachyantha chromosome 4, ObraRS2, whole genome shotgun sequence DNA encodes these proteins:
- the LOC102706557 gene encoding copper chaperone for superoxide dismutase, chloroplastic, whose product MVGFLRALTAASAVPAAAAVAAVALSTSSSSCPSPSHTSRLRFPSPAALPSLSYAYAAASASTRTPNAVPPMAAAAATADLSATDKGSALPELMTEFMVDMKCEGCVTAVKNKLQTLEGIKNIEVDLNNQVVRVLGSLPVKTMLDALHQTGRDARLIGQGNPNDFLVSAAVAEFKGPVIFGVVRLAQVNMELARVEATFSGLSPGKHGWSINEFGDLTRGAESTGKVYSPSDYRSNKPLGDLGTLEAGENGEAQFSASKEKLKVVDLIGRSIALYATEDRSDPGIAAAVIARSAGVGENYKKLCTCDGVTIWESS is encoded by the exons ATGGTGGGCTTCCTCCGGGCCTtgaccgccgcctccgctgtgcccgcagcagccgccgtcgcagcCGTCGCgctctccacctcctcctcctcctgcccctccccctcccacaCCTCCAGACTTCGGTTCCCCTCGCCCGCcgcgctcccctccctctcctacGCGTACGCCGCTGCCTCGGCCTCCACCCGCACGCCGAACGCCGTGCCTccgatggccgccgccgccgccacggccgatCTATCTGCCACCGATAAG GGTAGCGCGCttccggagctcatg ACTGAATTCATGGTGGATATGAAATGTGAAGGTTGTGTGACAGCAGTGAAAAACAAGCTTCAAACTCTTGAAG GAATTAAAAACATTGAGGTGGACCTGAATAACCAAGTTGTTAGAGTTCTTGGGTCTCTCCCAGTGAAGACTATGTTAGATGCTTTGCATCAAACAGGTCGAGATGCTCGTCTGATTGGGCAAGGGAACCCAAATG ATTTTTTAGTATCTGCTGCTGTAGCTGAGTTCAAAGGACCTGTTATATTTGGTGTTGTTCGTCTGGCTCAAGTTAATATGGAATTGGCTAGAGTTGAAGCCACTTTTAGTGGTCTATCACCTGGTAAACATGGATGGTCAATAAATGAGTTTGGGGATCTGACAAGGGGTGCAGAAAGTACTGGCAAAGTCTATAGTCCATCGGATTATAGATCCAATAAG CCTCTTGGTGACCTGGGAACACTAGAAGCTGGAGAGAACGGTGAAGCCCAGTTTTCAGCTTCAAAAGAGAAATTGAAAGTTGTTGACTTGATTGGTCGCTCTATTGCACTGTATGCCACTGAGGATAGATCAGATCCTGGAATTGCAGCAGCCGTGATTGCAAGAAGCGCTGGGGTTGGCGAGAACTACAAGAAGCTGTGCACATGTGATGGTGTCACCATCTGGGAATCAAGCTAA
- the LOC102706836 gene encoding cytochrome P450 704C1-like has translation MEPPLSHPSAAAMVALSLLLVALYCLARRVLLGKKRKYPPVAGTVFHQLLNFGRFVEYQTDLSRRYRTFRMLTPTCNYVYTVEPANVEHILKTNFANYGKGPMTHEVMEDLLGDGIFNVDGGMWRQQRKVASLEFSTRVLRDYSSAVFGDTAAELAGILERGAAGGERLDMQDLLMRATLDSFFRVGFGVNLGVLSGSSKEGAAFARAFDDASEQVLFRFFDLLWKVKRFLNISSEASMKKSISTINDFVYAVIDRKIDQMSREQQEFAKKEDILSRFLLERERDPSCFDNKYIRDIILNFVIAGRDTTAGTLSWFLYALCKNQRVQQKIAREVREATTSDRDVGVQDFTAFLTEDAISKMQYLHAALTETLRLYPGVPIDVKYCFSDDTLPDGHAVKKGDMVNYQPYPMGRMEFLWGDDAGEFRPERWLDDSGVFVPESPFKFTAFQAGPRICLGKEFAYRQMKIVSAVLLYFFRFEMWDDNATVGYRPMLTLKMDGPLYLRVLAR, from the exons ATGGAGCCGCCACTGAGCCatccgtcggcggcggcgatggtcgCCTTGTCGCTGCTCCTCGTGGCGCTTTACTGCCTTGCGCGCCGCGTCCTGCTCGGCAAGAAACGGAAGTACCCGCCCGTGGCCGGCACCGTGTTCCACCAGCTGCTCAACTTCGGCCGCTTCGTGGAGTACCAGACGGATCTCTCCCGCAGGTACCGCACCTTCCGCATGCTCACCCCGACCTGCAACTACGTCTACACCGTCGAGCCGGCCAATGTCGAGCACATCCTCAAGACCAACTTCGCCAACTACGGCAAGGGGCCGATGACCCACGAGGTCATGGAGGACCTCCTCGGCGACGGGATCTTCAACGTGGACGGCGGCATGTGGCGGCAGCAGCGCAAGGTCGCGAGCCTCGAGTTCTCCACCCGGGTGCTGCGCGACTACAGCAGCGCCGTGTTCGGCGACACggccgccgagctcgccggGATCTTGGAGCgtggggcggcgggcggggagaggttgGACATGCAGGACCTGCTGATGCGGGCAACGCTGGACTCTTTCTTCAGGGTCGGGTTCGGGGTCAACCTGGGCGTGCTGTCCGGATCCAGCAAGGAAGGCGCGGCGTTCGCCAGGGCATTCGACGACGCGAGCGAGCAGGTGCTGTTCCGATTCTTCGACCTGCTCTGGAAGGTCAAGAGGTTCCTCAACATCTCGTCGGAGGCATCCATGAAGAAGTCGATCAGCACCATCAACGACTTCGTGTACGCCGTCATCGACAGGAAGATCGACCAGATGAGCAGAGAGCAACAAGAATTC GCCAAGAAAGAGGACATACTATCGAGGTTTCTGctcgagagggagagggatcccAGCTGCTTCGACAACAAGTACATCAGGGACATCATACTCAACTTCGTGATCGCCGGCCGCGACACGACGGCGGGGACTCTGTCATGGTTCCTCTACGCGCTCTGCAAGAACCAGCGTGTCCAGCAAAAAATCGCCAGAGAAGTGCGCGAGGCAACCACCAGCGACCGCGACGTCGGAGTCCAAGACTTCACTGCATTCCTGACAGAAGACGCCATCAGCAAGATGCAGTACCTACACGCAGCGTTGACGGAAACGCTCCGGCTGTACCCGGGCGTGCCCATC GATGTCAAGTACTGCTTCTCGGATGACACGTTGCCGGACGGGCACGCAGTGAAGAAAGGGGACATGGTGAACTACCAGCCGTACCCCATGGGCAGGATGGAGTTCCTGTGGGGCGACGACGCCGGGGAGTTCAGGCCGGAGCGGTGGCTCGACGACAGCGGCGTGTTCGTCCCCGAGAGCCCCTTCAAGTTCACGGCGTTCCAG GCGGGGCCACGAATCTGCTTGGGAAAGGAGTTCGCGTACAGGCAGATGAAGATCGTTTCGGCCGTTCTGCTCTACTTCTTCAGATTTGAGATGTGGGATGACAACGCCACCGTGGGTTATAGGCCTATGCTGACTCTCAAAATGGATGGCCCGCTCTATCTCCGTGTATTGGCCCGGTAA
- the LOC102705810 gene encoding SPX domain-containing membrane protein OsI_17046, whose product MVNFGKKLMADQVEEWKGYYINYKLMKKLLKQYVQQTQFGGKDREQVLKEFSRILDEQIERIVLFLLQQQGHLASRIEELREQRAALLEQHDISHVFQLREAYREVGRDLIKLLRFVDMNATGIRKILKKFDKRFGYRFTDYYVTTRANHPYSQLQQVFKQVGIVAVVGALSRNLAYLQDHEGSVLSIYDHPSVTLKDPIIDQVNHAVQKLTHATSFLQFLGQHSLIIQEDMQSGSEDLIDDESYHFMSLLLNLVNTFLYMVNTYIIVPTADDYSVSLGAAATVCGVIIGSMAVAQVFSSVYFSAWSNRSYFRPLVFSSIMLFSGNLLYALAYDLNSLTVLLIGRLLCGLGSARAVNRRYISDCVPLKLRLQASAGFVSASALGMACGPALAGLLQTKFKIYSLTFNQSTLPGWVMCIAWLVYLLWLWISFKEPGHFDKSSDSAQPSGPGRQVSANLEEGLAQPLLIGTAEIQDQNSEDNDDNEEESHNSHGPATSISSAYKLLTPSVKVQLLIYFMLKYAMEILLSESSVVTTYYFNWSTSAVAIFLAILGCTVLPVNAIVGSYVTNLFEDRQILLASEFIVLVGIIMSFRYTPHYSVPQYVLSALITFVFAEVLEGVNLSLLSRVMSSRLARGTYNGGLLSTEAGTLARVVADATITAAGYLGPDLLLNITLLPPLVICIASIVATFCTYNTLY is encoded by the exons ATGGTTAATTTTGGAAAGAAGTTGATGGCAGATCAAGTAGAAGAGTGGAAAGG ATACTATATTAACTACAAGTTAATGAAGAAATTGTTAAAGCAATACGTTCAGCAGACCCAGTTTGGTGGCAAAGATCGAGAGCAGGTACTCAAAGAGTTTTCAAGAATTCTTGATGAACAG ATTGAAAGGATTGTACTTTTCCTGCTACAACAACAAGGCCACCTTGCTAGCAGGATTGAGGAATTGAGAGAACAGCGTGCTGCTCTTCTGGAACAGCATGATATATCCCATGTTTTCCAACTACGTGAGGCTTATCGAGAAGTTGGGCGAGATCTTATAAAGCTTCTCCGCTTTGTTGACATGAATGCTACCGGTATAAGGAAGATACTAAAGAAATTTGATAAGCGCTTTGGCTATAGGTTTACAGACTATTATGTCACAACTCGCGCAAACCATCCTTATTCTCAGCTTCAACAAGTCTTTAAGCAAGTG GGGATTGTAGCTGTTGTAGGAGCTTTATCGCGCAACCTTGCCTATCTGCAGGATCATGAAGGAAGTGTTTTGTCCATCTATGATCATCCATCAGTTACCTTAAAG GACCCTATCATAGACCAAGTAAATCATGCAGTACAGAAACTTACGCATGCGACGAGTTTTCTGCAATTCTTAGGTCAACACTCACTTATCATCCAAGAGGACATGCAAAGTGGGTCCGAAGATCTTATCGATGATGAGAGCTACCATTTCATGTCTCTGTTACTCAACCTAGTGAACACCTTTCTATACATGGTGAATACATATATCATTGTGCCAACTGCTGATGACTACTCGGTAAGCCTTGGAGCTGCAGCGACAGTTTGTGGCGTAATCATTGGATCAATGGCAGTTGCTCAAGTGTTCTCCTCAGTTTATTTCAGTGCATGGTCAAATAGGTCATACTTCAGACCTCTTGTATTCAGTAGCATTATGTTATTCTCTGGGAACCTGCTATATGCATTAGCATATGACCTGAATTCTCTGACAGTTCTCCTGATTGGGCGGCTACTATGCGG GTTAGGCTCTGCAAGAGCTGTGAACCGTCGGTATATCAGCGATTGTGTGCCTCTCAAACTAAGGCTACAGGCCTCTGCGGGATTCGTCAGTGCTAGCGCTCTTGGCATGGCATGTGGCCCTGCTCTTGCTGGTTTACTCCAGACAAAATTTAAGATATACTCGCTCACTTTTAACCAGAGCACATTGCCTGGGTGGGTCATGTGCATTGCTTGGCTTGTTTACTTGCTGTGGCTGTGGATATCATTTAAAGAGCCAGGACACTTTGATAAGAGTTCGGACAGTGCGCAGCCTTCTGGACCTG gCCGTCAAGTCAGTGCTAATCTGGAGGAAGGTCTAGCGCAACCATTGCTTATAGGTACGGCAGAGATACAAGACCAAAATTCTGAGGATAATGATGATAATGAAGAAGAGTCTCATAATTCTCACGGGCCAGCAACATCAATTAGCTCGGCATACAAATTGTTGACGCCGTCTGTGAAG GTCCAGCTTTTGATATACTTTATGCTCAAGTACGCTATGGAAATATTGCTATCTGAATCAAGTGTCGTCACCACATACTATTTTAACTGGTCTACGAGTGCCGTGGCTATCTTTTTAGCTATTCTTGGGTGTACTGTTCTTCCCGTCAATGCCATTGTTGGAAGCTACGTTACGAATTTGTTTGAGGACAG GCAAATTTTACTGGCATCTGAATTCATTGTCCTTGTTGGTATAATCATGAGCTTCCGTTACACCCCTCACTACTCCGTCCCGCAGTACGTCTTGTCGGCTCTCATCACATTCGTGTTTGCCGAGGTCCTCGAAG GAGTGAACCTGTCGTTGCTTTCGCGAGTAATGTCGTCGAGGCTCGCGCGAGGAACCTACAATGGCGGGCTCCTCTCGACAGAGGCCGGGACGCTGGCCCGTGTAGTTGCAGACGCGACGATTACCGCGGCCGGTTACCTAGGACCGGACCTCCTGCTCAACATCACCCTGCTGCCACCTCTTGTCATCTGCATAGCCTCCATCGTTGCAACATTCTGCACATACAACACCCTCTACTGA
- the LOC102707113 gene encoding xyloglucan galactosyltransferase XLT2 yields MAAMYRPDPANPAARRPRLAVILLVAFFALQLLVFLAFRGAPSPGAPGSAVAHVPESPGRGGDDSGCAGGLVYVYDLPPVFNEDLLSMCDKLAPQYSLCPYLANDGLGFPAKGANLSEFLLPAELVGSWYSSDQFALEHIVHRRLLSHRCRTADPGRATAFFVPFYAGLAVGRHLWAANATDADRDRDCVALLSWLHAQPYYKRSHGWDHFIALGRITWDFRRSPDGGWGGSFLLMPGLANTTRLVIERDPWDAMDVGIPYPTSFHPRTAAGVRAWQQYALSRPRPTLFAFAGAPRSAIKGDFRALLLEECQAAGEGCGALDCGEGKCIKQNELVMQLFLGARFCLQPRGDSFTRRSLFDCMVAGAVPVLFWRRSAYRQYGWYVPVGNDHEGEWSVFIDRDELRARNVSIRGVLGAIPEAKVQQMRKRVVEMIPNLVYSAAGKEGLGDGMKDAVDVMIDGMLRRVAEQRRSWRL; encoded by the coding sequence ATGGCCGCGATGTATCGTCCCGACCCGGCGaaccccgccgcccgccgcccgcgcctcgCCGTGATCCTCCTCGTTGCCTTCTTCGCCCTCCAGCTGCTCGTCTTCCTCGCCTTCCGCGGGGCGCCGTCCCCAGGCGCCCCCGGTAGCGCCGTCGCTCACGTGCCGGAGTCGCCGGGCCGTGGGGGCGACGACTCCGGCTGCGCGGGCGGGTTAGTGTACGTCTACGACCTCCCGCCCGTCTTCAACGAGGATCTGCTCTCCATGTGCGACAAGCTCGCGCCGCAGTACTCGTTGTGTCCGTACCTCGCCAACGACGGGCTCGGGTTCCCCGCGAAGGGGGCCAACCTGTCGGAGTTCCTGCTGCCGGCCGAGCTGGTTGGGTCGTGGTACTCCTCCGACCAGTTCGCGCTCGAGCACAtcgtccaccgccgcctgcTCTCGCACCGGTGCCGCACCGCCGATCCGGGGCGCGCTACGGCGTTCTTCGTGCCGTTCTACGCGGGACTGGCCGTCGGGCGCCACCTGTGGGCGGCCAACGCCACCGACGCCGACCGCGACAGGGACTGCGTGGCGCTGCTGTCCTGGCTCCACGCGCAGCCGTACTACAAGCGGTCCCATGGCTGGGATCACTTCATCGCGCTCGGCCGCATCACCTGGGActtccgccgctcgccggatGGGGGGTGGGGCGGAAGCTTTCTCCTCATGCCCGGGTTGGCCAACACCACCCGCCTCGTCATCGAGCGTGACCCCTGGGACGCCATGGACGTCGGCATCCCCTACCCAACCAGCTTCCACccgcgcaccgccgccggcgtgcgcgCGTGGCAGCAGTACGCCCTGTCCCGCCCGCGCCCCACGCTCTTCGCCTTCGCCGGGGCCCCGCGCTCAGCCATCAAGGGGGATTTCCGCGCGCTGCTTCTCGAGGAGTGCCAGGCGGCCGGGGAAGGGTGCGGCGCGCTGGACTGCGGGGAGGGCAAGTGCATCAAGCAAAACGAGCTCGTCATGCAGCTGTTCCTCGGCGCGCGCTTCTGCCTGCAGCCGCGCGGGGACAGCTTCACGCGGCGGTCGCTGTTCGACTGCATGGTTGCCGGCGCCGTGCCAGTGCTTTTCTGGCGGCGGAGCGCGTACCGGCAGTACGGGTGGTACGTGCCGGTGGGCAACGATCACGAGGGCGAGTGGTCGGTGTTCATCGACCGCGACGAGCTGCGCGCCCGCAATGTCAGCATTCGTGGCGTTCTGGGCGCCATTCCAGAAGCGAAGGTGCAGCAGATGAGGAAGCGCGTGGTGGAGATGATACCGAATCTGGTCTACTCCGCTGCAGGCAAGGAGGGGCTCGGCGACGGCATGAAGGACGCCGTGGACGTCATGATCGACGGCATGCTGCGGCGAGTGGCCGAGCAGCGCCGGAGTTGGAGACTGTAA
- the LOC102716778 gene encoding subtilisin-like protease SBT1.3: MDFSKARWSVQALSLVAVLLQASFSACAPTPKTYIIQMAASEMPSSFDFYHEWYASTMKSVSSSQLEDEEDDASTRIIYNYETAFNGFAARLDDEEAELMAEADGVLAVTPETVLQLHTTRSPDFLGIGPEVSNRIWSASLADHDVIVGVLDTGIWPESPSFSDKGLGPVPAKWKGLCQTGRGFTTANCNRKIVGARIFYNGYEASSGPINETTELKSPRDQDGHGTHTAATAAGSPVQDANLFGYAGGVARGMAPRARVAAYKVCWAGGCFSSDILAAVDRAVSDGVDVLSISLGGGASRYYLDSLSIASFGAMQMGVFVSCSAGNAGPDPISLTNLSPWITTVGASTMDRDFPATVTLGNGANITGVSLYKGLRNLSPQEQYPVVYLGGNSSMPDPRSLCLEGTLQPHDVSGKIVICDRGISPRVQKGQVVKEAGGIGMILANTAANGEELVADSHLLPAVAVGESEGIAAKSYSKSATKPTATLSFGGTKLGIRPSPVVAAFSSRGPNVLTLEILKPDVVAPGVNILAAWSGDASPSSLPSDSRRVAFNILSGTSMSCPHVAGVAALIKANHPDWSPAQIKSALMTTAYVHDNTYRPMKDAATGKASTPFEHGAGHIHPVRALNPGLVYDIGQADYLEFLCTQRMTPMQLRTFTKNSNMTCRHTFSSASDLNYPAISVVFEDQPSKPLTVRRTVTNVGTPSSTYHVKVTKFKGADVVVEPNILHFTSSNQKLTYKVTMTTKAAQKAPEFGALSWSDGVHVVRSPVILTWLPPQ, translated from the coding sequence ATGGATTTTAGCAAGGCAAGATGGAGTGTTCAGGCGTTGTCCCTGGTGGCTGTTCTTCTCCAAGCAAGCTTCTCTGCTTGCGCGCCAACTCCCAAGACTTACATCATTCAGATGGCGGCGTCTGAGATGCCGAGCTCGTTCGATTTTTATCATGAGTGGTACGCTTCGACGATGAAGTCAGTGAGCTCTTCGCAGCTAGAAGACGAAGAGGATGATGCTTCCACGAGGATCATCTACAACTACGAGACGGCCTTCAATGGCTTCGCGGCCCGgctcgacgacgaggaggccgaGCTGATGGCCGAGGCGGATGGCGTGTTGGCCGTGACCCCGGAGACGGTCTTGCAGCTGCACACAACCAGGAGCCCGGACTTCCTCGGCATTGGCCCGGAGGTCAGCAACAGGATATGGTCCGCCAGCCTCGCCGACCACGATGTCATTGTTGGCGTGCTCGACACCGGCATATGGCCGGAGAGCCCCAGCTTCAGCGACAAGGGCCTCGGCCCCGTGCCGGCCAAGTGGAAAGGCCTCTGCCAGACCGGCCGCGGCTTCACCACGGCGAACTGCAACCGCAAGATCGTCGGGGCGCGCATCTTCTACAACGGCTACGAGGCCTCGTCGGGGCCCATCAATGAGACGACCGAGCTCAAGTCCCCGCGCGACCAGGATGGGCACGGCACgcacaccgccgccaccgctgcgGGCTCGCCCGTACAGGACGCCAACCTGTTCGGctacgccggcggcgtcgcccgCGGCATGGCGCCCCGCGCCCGCGTCGCGGCCTACAAGGTGTGCTGGGCCGGCGGGTGCTTCAGCTCCGACATCCTGGCGGCCGTCGATCGCGCCGTGTCGGACGGTGTCGACGTGCTCTCCATCTCCCTCGGGGGTGGCGCCTCCCGGTACTACCTCGACAGCTTGTCCATAGCGTCGTTCGGGGCCATGCAGATGGGCGTGTTCGTCTCCTGCTCGGCCGGCAACGCCGGGCCAGACCCGATAAGCCTCACCAACTTGTCGCCGTGGATAACCACGGTGGGCGCGAGCACCATGGACCGTGACTTCCCGGCCACGGTGACGCTTGGCAACGGCGCGAACATCACCGGCGTCTCGCTTTACAAAGGTCTGAGAAATCTTTCGCCTCAGGAGCAGTATCCGGTGGTCTACTTGGGCGGCAACTCAAGCATGCCGGACCCCAGGTCTCTCTGCCTCGAGGGGACGCTGCAGCCGCACGATGTCTCCGGGAAGATAGTGATCTGCGACCGCGGCATCAGTCCTCGGGTTCAGAAGGGTCAGGTTGTCAAGGAAGCCGGCGGCATCGGCATGATACTTGCCAACACCGCAGCAAATGGCGAGGAGCTGGTCGCCGACAGCCACCTCCTGCCAGCCGTGGCCGTCGGGGAGTCCGAAGGCATTGCCGCCAAGAGCTACAGCAAGAGCGCCACGAAACCTACCGCGACGCTCAGCTTCGGAGGAACCAAGCTCGGCATCCGGCCATCGCCGGTGGTCGCCGCGTTCTCGTCACGGGGCCCGAACGTCCTGACTCTGGAGATCCTCAAGCCGGACGTCGTCGCGCCCGGCGTGAACATCCTGGCCGCATGGAGCGGCGACGCCAGCCCGTCGAGCTTGCCCAGCGACAGCCGCCGCGTCGCGTTCAACATCCTGTCGGGGACGTCCATGTCGTGcccgcacgtcgccggcgtggcTGCCCTGATCAAGGCGAACCACCCGGACTGGAGCCCCGCGCAGATCAAGTCCGCGCTGATGACCACCGCGTACGTGCACGACAACACGTACCGGCCGATGAAGGACGCGGCGACCGGCAAGGCGTCGACGCCGTTCGAGCACGGTGCCGGGCACATACACCCGGTGCGAGCTCTCAACCCTGGCCTAGTCTACGACATTGGACAGGCCGACTACCTGGAGTTCCTCTGCACGCAGCGCATGACACCGATGCAGCTCAGGACCTTCACCAAGAACTCTAACATGACATGCAGGCACACCTTCAGTTCGGCCAGCGACCTCAACTATCCGGCCATCTCCGTCGTCTTCGAGGACCAGCCATCCAAGCCGCTGACGGTGCGCCGCACCGTGACCAACGTTGGCACTCCGTCTTCGACATACCATGTCAAGGTCACAAAGTTCAAAGGCGCGGATGTCGTCGTCGAACCCAACATCCTGCACTTCACAAGCTCAAACCAGAAGCTTACCTATAAGGTTACAATGACAACCAAGGCAGCGCAGAAAGCACCCGAGTTCGGCGCCCTGTCCTGGAGCGACGGCGTCCACGTTGTCAGGAGCCCTGTCATCCTAACATGGCTGCCACCACAGTGA
- the LOC102706276 gene encoding protein HOTHEAD-like, with translation MASGMDAAGALAIFAATSFFAMLTCVQTAGGDNYTFMKDAVQAPPVSYYDYIIVGGGTAGCPLAATLSQRFRVLLLERGGSPYDDERIGNMTRFADTLSDTSPSSPAQRFVSEDGVVNSRPRVLGGGSCINAGFYTRASDEYLRGLGWDLEATTAAYRWVEDVVAFQPELGPWQSALERGLLEAGIAPQNGFTFDHLAGTKVGGSIFDAEGRRHTAADLLRYARADGLDLLLRARVAKILFNVRAGRRPVARGVVFHDSEGQMHKAYLNNGGGNEIILSAGAMGSPQLLMLSGVGPAEHLRSFGITLVLNQSAVGQGMSDNPMNAIYVPSPSPVEVSLIQVVGITDVGSYIEGASGANWGIRRSGSGGDSDSHHRNFGMFSPQTGQLATVPPKQRTPEAIARAAEAMSQLDDTAFRGGFILEKILGPLSTGHLELRNRNPDDNPSVTFNYFAHPEDLRRCVAGVAVIERVIQSKAFVNFTYPYFSVEALLNMTAGFPVNLRPRHDNDSTSLEQFCKDTVMTIWHYHGGCQVNRVVDTEYRVIGVDALRVIDGSTFNASPGTNPQATVMMLGRYMGVKIQNERLGAEGLGRRNL, from the exons ATGGCGTCTGGCATGGACGCCGCAGGAGCACTGGCCATCTTTGCAGCCACAAGCTTCTTTGCAATGCTTACATGTGTACAGACAGCAGGAGGCGATAACTACACGTTCATGAAGGACGCGGTGCAGGCGCCGCCGGTGTCGTACTACGACTACATCATcgtgggcggcggcacggccggGTGCCCGCTCGCGGCGACGCTGTCGCAGCGCTTCCGCGTGCTCCTGCTGGAGCGCGGGGGGTCGCCGTACGACGACGAGCGCATCGGGAACATGACCCGCTTCGCGGACACGCTGTCCGACACGTccccctcgtcgccggcgcagcGGTTCGTGTCCGAGGACGGCGTGGTGAACTCGCGCCCACGGGTGCtaggcggcggcagctgcaTCAACGCCGGGTTCTACACGCGGGCCAGCGACGAGTACTTGCGCGGCCTCGGGTGGGACCTCGAGGCGACCACGGCGGCGTACCGGTGGGTGGAGGACGTGGTGGCGTTCCAGCCGGAGCTGGGCCCCTGGCAGTCGGCGCTGGAGAGAGGGCTGCTAGAGGCCGGGATCGCGCCGCAGAATGGCTTCACGTTCGACCACCTCGCCGGGACGAAGGTCGGCGGCTCGATATTCGATGCCGAGGGGCGGCGCCACACGGCCGCCGACCTGCTCCGGTACGCCCGCGCCGACGGCCTCGACTTGCTGCTCCGTGCCAGAGTGGCCAAGATCCTGTTCAACGTCAGAG CTGGGAGGCGGCCAGTGGCGCGCGGGGTGGTGTTCCATGACTCCGAGGGGCAGATGCACAAGGCATACCTCAACAACGGCGGTGGCAACGAGATCATCCTCTCGGCGGGCGCCATGGGCAGCCCGCAGCTGCTGATGCTCAGCGGCGTCGGCCCCGCCGAACACCTCCGCTCGTTCGGCATCACGCTCGTCCTCAACCAGTCCGCGGTCGGCCAGGGCATGTCCGACAACCCCATGAATGCCATCTACGTGCCGTCGCCATCCCCGGTCGAGGTGTCGCTCATCCAGGTGGTCGGCATCACCGACGTCGGGAGCTACATCGAGGGCGCCAGCGGCGCCAACTGGGGCATCCGGCGCTCCGGCTCCGGTGGTGACAGTGACAGTCACCACCGCAACTTCGGCATGTTCTCTCCACAG ACGGGGCAGCTGGCCACGGTGCCACCGAAGCAGCGCACGCCGGAGGCcatcgcgcgcgcggcggaggcgatgagCCAGCTCGACGACACGGCGTTCCGCGGCGGCTTCATCCTCGAGAAGATCCTCGGCCCGCTGTCCACGGGCCACCTCGAGCTGCGCAACCGCAACCCCGACGACAACCCGTCGGTGACGTTCAACTATTTCGCGCACCCTGAGGACCTCCGGCGCTGCGTGGCCGGCGTGGCGGTCATCGAGCGCGTCATCCAGTCCAAGGCCTTCGTCAACTTCACGTACCCGTACTTCTCCGTCGAGGCGCTGCTCAACATGACGGCGGGGTTCCCCGTCAACCTACGGCCCCGGCACGACAACGACTCCACGTCGCTGGAGCAGTTCTGCAAGGACACCGTCATGACCATCTGGCACTACCACGGCGGCTGCCAGGTTAACAGGGTCGTCGACACCGAGTACCGCGTGATCGGCGTCGACGCGCTGCGCGTCATCGACGGCTCCACGTTCAATGCCTCGCCGGGAACAAATCCGCAGGCCACCGTCATGATGCTCGGCAG GTACATGGGAGTCAAGATCCAAAACGAGAGATTGGGAGCTGAAGGATTGGGGAGGAGAAATCTATAA